The following proteins come from a genomic window of Gynuella sunshinyii YC6258:
- a CDS encoding tartrate dehydrogenase — protein sequence MPRLKIAVIPGDGIGKEVIPVGIKALEAAGRQFGIDFDWVHFDWSCETYHRTGRMMPEDGIEQLSGFDAIYLGAVGYPGVPDHISLWGLLLPIRRAFDQYVNLRPVRLFEGVPCPLASKQPGDIDFLVVRENVEGEYSSIGGIQYEGTEHEVVVQQSIFTRRGTDRIIDYAFKMAQSRTAKHLTSATKSNGIYHSMPFWDKRVQEMGKAYPDVRVDQYHIDILTAHFVRMPEHFDVVVGSNLFGDILSDLGPACTGTIAIAPSANINPEKQFPSMFEPVHGSAPDIAGQGIANPLGTIWAGAMMMQHLGYPDVHDVLLRAIENVLRTAQTLTRDMGGNAGTEALGNAVIAEIG from the coding sequence ATGCCTCGGTTGAAGATTGCAGTTATTCCAGGAGACGGTATTGGCAAGGAAGTGATACCCGTGGGTATCAAAGCACTGGAAGCAGCGGGCAGACAGTTTGGAATCGACTTTGACTGGGTCCATTTCGACTGGTCCTGTGAGACCTATCATCGAACCGGACGCATGATGCCGGAAGATGGTATCGAGCAACTCAGCGGGTTTGATGCTATCTATCTTGGAGCAGTCGGTTATCCGGGAGTACCCGATCACATTTCCTTATGGGGACTGCTGTTACCCATCCGCCGGGCGTTTGATCAGTACGTCAATCTGCGCCCGGTACGCCTGTTTGAAGGGGTGCCCTGCCCACTGGCAAGCAAGCAACCTGGCGATATTGATTTCCTGGTGGTACGTGAAAATGTGGAAGGTGAATATTCGTCAATCGGGGGCATTCAGTATGAGGGCACCGAACATGAAGTCGTGGTTCAGCAGAGTATTTTTACCCGCAGAGGCACGGATCGAATCATCGATTATGCCTTTAAGATGGCACAGAGCCGTACAGCAAAACACCTGACATCCGCCACCAAGTCCAATGGCATTTATCATTCCATGCCATTCTGGGATAAACGCGTGCAGGAAATGGGAAAAGCCTATCCCGATGTTCGCGTGGATCAGTATCACATAGATATTCTGACCGCTCATTTCGTGCGCATGCCTGAGCATTTTGACGTGGTCGTCGGATCAAATCTGTTTGGGGACATTCTGTCTGATCTGGGTCCGGCCTGCACCGGCACGATTGCCATCGCACCATCGGCCAACATCAATCCTGAAAAACAGTTTCCATCCATGTTCGAGCCGGTTCATGGTTCAGCTCCGGATATTGCCGGACAGGGCATTGCCAATCCCTTGGGTACTATCTGGGCTGGTGCCATGATGATGCAACATCTGGGTTACCCGGACGTTCACGATGTCTTGCTGCGAGCAATAGAAAACGTACTGCGAACAGCGCAGACCCTGACCCGGGACATGGGCGGCAACGCCGGCACTGAGGCGCTGGGTAACGCGGTGATTGCAGAAATCGGTTGA
- the gcvA gene encoding transcriptional regulator GcvA, with amino-acid sequence MPPLKALRTFEAAGRLESLKKAADELHVTTGAVSQQIKLLEEFIGVDLFKRQNKSVRLTEAGREVLPLVEEAFELLNQAVIKAQEFGNQKLITVSVAPSFGAKWLLPKLELFRRGHPDIDLRVDASTRLVDFSLEDVDLAIRYGPPKERGLHLELLTDEELFPVCSPRLLERGHRFAHPSDLAGQTLLHFGGRADDRDFPGWSQWLASAGVAGLEVVNGPRFSMSSMVLQAAMDGQGIALGSSVLAADDLRAGRLVRLFEVSIRAKHNYYLICTRNTFNRPDIQRFVRWIKAEMGGDSDESPDHRG; translated from the coding sequence ATGCCGCCACTTAAGGCTCTGCGCACCTTCGAGGCCGCCGGGCGTCTTGAGAGCCTGAAGAAGGCTGCAGATGAACTGCATGTCACCACCGGTGCTGTCAGCCAGCAGATCAAGCTGCTGGAGGAATTCATCGGTGTCGACTTGTTCAAGCGTCAGAACAAGTCAGTCCGGCTGACCGAAGCCGGACGCGAGGTGCTGCCGCTCGTCGAGGAGGCTTTCGAACTACTCAACCAGGCTGTGATCAAGGCGCAGGAGTTCGGTAACCAGAAACTGATCACGGTGAGCGTCGCACCCTCATTTGGTGCCAAGTGGTTGTTGCCCAAACTCGAACTGTTCCGTCGTGGCCATCCCGATATTGACCTGCGGGTTGATGCATCGACGCGCCTGGTGGACTTTTCCCTCGAGGACGTGGACCTTGCGATCCGTTACGGTCCTCCCAAGGAAAGGGGGTTGCACCTTGAACTGCTCACCGACGAGGAGCTCTTCCCGGTCTGCAGTCCCCGGCTGTTGGAGCGCGGTCACCGTTTTGCACACCCGTCGGACCTGGCCGGCCAGACGCTGCTACATTTCGGAGGGCGTGCCGATGACCGAGATTTTCCAGGCTGGAGTCAGTGGTTGGCATCGGCGGGTGTAGCAGGTCTCGAAGTGGTTAACGGTCCGCGCTTCAGTATGTCGAGCATGGTATTGCAGGCGGCGATGGACGGGCAGGGAATAGCCCTTGGCAGCAGCGTGCTGGCCGCTGACGATTTGCGTGCCGGGCGTCTGGTGCGGTTATTCGAGGTTAGTATTCGAGCCAAACACAACTATTATCTGATTTGTACTCGCAATACCTTCAATCGCCCGGACATTCAGCGCTTCGTGCGCTGGATCAAAGCGGAGATGGGCGGAGACAGTGATGAGAGTCCCGATCATCGAGGATAA
- the prlC gene encoding oligopeptidase A: MSNPLLESHRLPPFSRIRAEHVVPAIGQLIEQNRAEINELVNSPETPDWETFLNPIQQLTDRLEQAWSPIGHLAYVKDSEELREAYKQALEMMSAYSTEFYQNEGLCRKYQQIDLDKLDRPARKAVENALLDFKLSGISLPQEQRSRYAEIAQRLSKLGSQFQENVLDATQGWSKHIIDQKDLAGLPESALATLAQNAKNKGKDGWLITLEFPSYLPVMTYADNRSLRREVATAFSTRASDQGPNAGQWNNAAVMAEILDLRTEEADLLGYGNYSELSLAKKMAKSPKQVLDFLNELADKSYPQAGEEFAELTAYARQNLGVSKLDPWDVAYASEKLKQHSYSISQEELKPYFPVNRVIDGLFQTAQRLFAVEFREQQDFDTYHPDVKLFEITSQGEHIASFYLDLYAREGKRGGAWMDVCRSRIPGQLPVAYLTCNFTAPVGDKPALLTHMEVTTLFHEFGHGIHHMLTQVEVSAVGGINGVAWDAVELPSQFMENFCYEPEALAFISGHFETGEPLPKDLLDKMLAAKNFQSAMQTVRQLEFALFDFELHTQYRHGHPEWIRTVIDSVRDRVCVVPVLPENRFENSFSHIFGGGYAAGYYSYKWAEVLSADAFSRFEEEGVFNAETGLSFRREILEKGGSEDAMTLFKNFRGREPSVDALLRHSGIKAA; this comes from the coding sequence ATGAGTAATCCGCTTCTGGAATCCCACCGTCTGCCGCCTTTCAGTCGTATCCGCGCTGAGCATGTGGTGCCGGCGATCGGTCAGTTGATCGAACAGAACCGAGCTGAAATCAATGAATTGGTCAACAGTCCGGAAACGCCCGATTGGGAAACGTTCCTGAATCCGATTCAGCAACTGACCGACAGACTGGAGCAGGCCTGGTCTCCGATAGGTCATTTGGCGTATGTGAAAGATTCCGAAGAACTCCGTGAAGCCTATAAACAGGCCCTGGAGATGATGTCTGCCTACAGTACTGAGTTCTATCAGAACGAAGGGTTGTGCCGAAAATATCAGCAGATTGATTTGGACAAACTCGACCGGCCGGCCCGTAAAGCGGTGGAAAATGCATTACTGGATTTCAAACTCTCCGGTATCAGTCTGCCACAGGAGCAGCGGAGCCGGTATGCCGAAATCGCTCAGCGTCTGTCCAAACTCGGCAGTCAATTCCAGGAAAATGTACTGGATGCCACGCAGGGATGGAGCAAACACATCATTGATCAGAAAGATCTCGCCGGGCTGCCCGAATCAGCGTTGGCGACTCTGGCACAGAATGCCAAAAATAAAGGTAAGGATGGTTGGCTGATCACCTTGGAGTTTCCATCCTATCTGCCGGTCATGACCTATGCAGATAATCGCAGCCTGCGCCGTGAAGTGGCCACCGCGTTTTCAACCCGTGCATCTGACCAGGGGCCGAATGCCGGTCAGTGGAACAATGCTGCAGTGATGGCTGAGATTCTTGATCTGCGTACCGAAGAAGCCGATTTGCTGGGATATGGCAACTATTCAGAATTGTCGCTGGCCAAGAAAATGGCCAAGTCACCCAAGCAGGTGCTGGATTTCCTCAATGAGCTGGCTGACAAATCCTATCCCCAGGCTGGAGAGGAGTTTGCCGAGCTGACTGCGTATGCCCGTCAGAATCTGGGCGTCAGTAAGCTGGATCCCTGGGATGTTGCCTATGCATCTGAGAAACTCAAGCAACACAGCTATAGTATTTCCCAGGAAGAACTGAAGCCGTATTTTCCGGTAAACAGGGTTATTGACGGTCTGTTTCAAACGGCGCAACGATTATTCGCGGTAGAATTTCGCGAGCAGCAGGATTTCGATACCTATCATCCGGATGTGAAGCTGTTTGAAATCACCAGTCAGGGTGAACATATTGCCAGCTTTTATCTGGATCTTTATGCCCGTGAGGGCAAGCGCGGCGGCGCCTGGATGGACGTGTGCCGTTCCCGTATACCTGGCCAGCTGCCAGTGGCGTATCTGACCTGTAACTTTACCGCCCCGGTGGGTGACAAGCCGGCGCTGTTGACACATATGGAAGTGACCACGCTGTTTCACGAGTTTGGTCACGGGATCCATCATATGCTGACCCAAGTGGAGGTTTCGGCGGTGGGAGGTATCAATGGTGTTGCCTGGGATGCGGTTGAACTTCCCAGTCAGTTTATGGAGAACTTCTGCTATGAACCCGAGGCTCTGGCATTTATCTCCGGTCATTTTGAAACCGGAGAGCCATTGCCGAAGGACCTGCTCGATAAAATGCTGGCTGCCAAGAACTTCCAGTCCGCCATGCAAACAGTCCGTCAGCTTGAGTTTGCATTGTTCGATTTTGAACTCCATACCCAGTATCGACATGGTCATCCGGAATGGATACGCACGGTGATCGACTCAGTTCGTGACCGGGTCTGCGTGGTGCCTGTTTTGCCGGAAAATCGGTTCGAAAACAGTTTCAGCCATATTTTCGGGGGAGGTTATGCTGCCGGCTATTACAGTTATAAATGGGCGGAAGTGCTTAGTGCCGATGCCTTTTCGCGGTTTGAGGAAGAAGGGGTGTTTAATGCTGAAACCGGCCTCAGCTTCCGGCGTGAAATCCTGGAAAAAGGTGGCAGTGAGGATGCCATGACGTTGTTCAAGAATTTCCGTGGCCGTGAGCCTTCAGTGGATGCGCTGTTGCGTCATTCCGGTATTAAAGCCGCCTGA
- a CDS encoding 4-oxalomesaconate tautomerase → MQTAIPCTMMRGGTSRGPYFLATDLPADWATQEQVLLAAMGSPNRQQIDGIGGGTSLTSKAAILSRSSHPEADVDYLFAQVSIDKLYVDIAPSCGNILAGVGPFAIDAGLVKPVDDETVVRVRNVNTDKLIEVRVKTPNGQVEYEGDTRIDGVEGTAAPVLLNFLDVAGSKTGSLLPTGNVLDLIEGVPVTCIDAAVPMVLIAAHSLGKTGAESKIELDGDAELLAHIEKIRLAASWKMGLGDASGKVVPKVALVSAPRNGGTLTSRYFVPDNCHASHAVTGAICVSTSVLLPGSVSAPLARQVGPNGLVQLEHPSGQIEIMLDAAPTAQGIEIRRAGVVRTARKLFCGELYVPSSIWAGNHSKAS, encoded by the coding sequence ATGCAGACAGCCATTCCCTGCACCATGATGAGAGGCGGAACCTCCCGCGGCCCATACTTCCTCGCCACCGACCTGCCGGCCGACTGGGCCACCCAGGAGCAGGTACTACTGGCCGCGATGGGCTCACCCAACCGTCAGCAAATCGACGGTATCGGTGGCGGCACTTCGCTCACCAGCAAAGCCGCGATTTTGTCCCGTTCCAGCCATCCGGAAGCCGATGTCGACTATCTGTTTGCCCAGGTAAGCATCGACAAGCTGTACGTCGATATCGCCCCGTCCTGCGGCAACATCCTCGCCGGCGTCGGCCCTTTCGCCATTGATGCAGGCCTGGTGAAGCCAGTCGACGACGAAACAGTCGTGAGGGTGCGCAATGTCAACACAGACAAGCTGATCGAGGTCCGCGTAAAAACCCCCAATGGTCAGGTCGAATATGAGGGAGATACCCGCATCGATGGCGTCGAGGGTACTGCAGCGCCAGTGCTGCTGAACTTCCTCGACGTGGCCGGTAGCAAGACCGGCAGCCTGCTGCCTACCGGCAATGTCCTGGACCTCATCGAAGGCGTGCCGGTGACCTGCATCGATGCAGCGGTACCAATGGTGCTCATCGCCGCCCACTCACTTGGTAAAACCGGTGCAGAATCCAAAATCGAGCTCGACGGTGACGCCGAACTGCTGGCGCATATCGAGAAAATCCGCCTGGCGGCATCCTGGAAGATGGGCCTCGGCGATGCCAGCGGCAAGGTGGTGCCGAAGGTCGCTCTGGTGAGCGCTCCTCGTAATGGCGGTACCCTGACGTCGCGCTATTTCGTCCCGGATAATTGCCATGCCAGCCATGCGGTCACTGGTGCCATCTGTGTCAGCACCTCGGTTCTGCTGCCAGGATCAGTGTCGGCACCCCTGGCCAGACAGGTGGGTCCCAATGGTCTGGTGCAGCTCGAACATCCCAGCGGTCAGATCGAAATAATGCTTGATGCTGCCCCCACAGCCCAAGGTATCGAGATCCGCCGCGCCGGCGTCGTCCGCACCGCTCGCAAGCTATTTTGCGGCGAGCTCTATGTACCCAGTTCCATCTGGGCCGGCAACCATTCCAAGGCCTCCTGA
- the leuA gene encoding 2-isopropylmalate synthase, producing the protein MTNTGYNFRKYRPFQTLNLTDRTWPNNTITKAPIWCSVDLRDGNQALVEPMTVEQKTRMWNLLVSMGFKEIEVGFPSASQPDYDFVRKIIDDGLVPEDVTIQVLVQAREHLISKTFEALKGAKKAIVHVYNSTSTTQREKVFRLDRQGITDIAVQGAKWVKEYAAKHPDTDWRFQYSPESFTGTEMDFAADVCNAVIEVWQPTPEKPCIINLPATVEVSTPNVFADQIEWMCRHLHHREAVIVSVHTHNDRGTGVAASELGLLAGADRVEGTLFGNGERTGNLDIVTMAMNLYSQGIDSGIDCSNMDDIIQTYKYCNQLEVHPRHPYAGELVFTAFSGSHQDAIRKCLSDQQHESHWNVAYLPIDPSDLGRKYEEVIRINSQSGKGGVTYVMEKDHGYRLPRPLQIHFSQVIQRVSEQTQKEVSPQTIWENFRSSYVEVDAPFSLKEYNIQRDVDKQTDQIKAVIDGEGQKRVLTGTGNGPISAFASAVRKQMGIEFELVDYNEHAIGEGEDTMAVTYMQIRVNGNVCFGVGENPDIVMASLIALLHAVNNAVKAGWVTPISEGQSA; encoded by the coding sequence ATGACCAACACAGGCTACAACTTTCGCAAATACCGACCATTCCAGACATTGAATCTGACCGACCGCACCTGGCCCAACAATACGATTACCAAAGCCCCGATCTGGTGTTCCGTTGACTTGCGTGACGGCAATCAGGCATTGGTGGAACCCATGACCGTCGAGCAGAAAACCCGCATGTGGAATTTGCTCGTGAGTATGGGGTTCAAGGAAATAGAAGTGGGTTTCCCTTCAGCCTCTCAGCCCGATTACGACTTTGTCCGGAAAATCATTGATGACGGGCTGGTGCCGGAAGATGTCACCATTCAGGTACTGGTTCAGGCCCGTGAGCATTTGATCAGCAAAACCTTCGAAGCGCTCAAAGGCGCCAAAAAAGCCATCGTTCATGTTTATAATTCAACCTCCACCACTCAGCGCGAGAAGGTCTTCCGTCTGGATCGCCAGGGCATTACCGATATTGCCGTCCAGGGCGCCAAATGGGTGAAGGAATACGCTGCCAAACATCCGGATACCGACTGGCGGTTTCAGTATTCTCCGGAGAGTTTTACCGGTACCGAGATGGACTTTGCCGCCGATGTCTGTAATGCCGTCATTGAAGTCTGGCAACCCACCCCCGAAAAGCCCTGCATCATCAATTTACCGGCCACTGTAGAAGTCAGTACTCCGAATGTCTTCGCCGACCAGATTGAATGGATGTGCCGCCATCTGCATCATCGTGAGGCCGTCATCGTGTCGGTGCATACTCACAATGACCGTGGCACCGGCGTGGCTGCCTCCGAACTTGGCTTGTTGGCCGGTGCTGACAGGGTGGAAGGTACTTTGTTCGGCAATGGTGAGCGGACCGGCAACCTCGACATCGTCACCATGGCCATGAACCTCTACTCTCAGGGGATTGATTCCGGTATCGATTGTTCAAACATGGATGACATCATCCAGACCTATAAATACTGCAATCAGTTGGAAGTACATCCTCGTCATCCTTACGCTGGTGAACTGGTCTTTACCGCTTTCAGCGGCAGCCATCAGGATGCCATCCGCAAGTGTCTTTCAGATCAGCAGCATGAATCCCATTGGAATGTGGCCTACCTGCCAATCGATCCATCCGACCTCGGCCGTAAATACGAAGAAGTCATCCGGATCAACAGTCAGTCCGGTAAGGGCGGCGTCACCTATGTGATGGAAAAAGATCATGGCTATCGTCTGCCAAGACCCTTGCAGATTCACTTCAGTCAGGTGATTCAACGGGTATCCGAACAGACCCAGAAAGAGGTCAGCCCACAGACCATCTGGGAAAATTTCCGCAGCTCCTATGTTGAGGTGGATGCTCCATTCTCTCTCAAGGAATACAACATTCAGCGGGATGTGGATAAACAGACTGATCAGATCAAAGCCGTTATTGATGGTGAAGGTCAGAAACGGGTACTGACCGGTACCGGTAATGGTCCTATTTCCGCCTTTGCCAGCGCAGTGCGCAAACAGATGGGTATCGAGTTCGAACTGGTCGATTATAACGAACATGCCATCGGTGAAGGTGAAGACACTATGGCGGTGACTTATATGCAGATCCGGGTAAACGGCAATGTCTGTTTCGGTGTGGGCGAAAACCCCGACATCGTTATGGCATCACTCATTGCATTGTTACATGCAGTGAATAATGCGGTGAAAGCCGGCTGGGTTACGCCAATCAGCGAAGGGCAAAGCGCCTGA
- a CDS encoding methyl-accepting chemotaxis protein: protein MTVADDLSKNKLIEDNVQADRLFLFLLAGHWLMAATIMAAEFSTYWFGMISGGGLFLASYSAYKLAPGSTQSQVVIAFAMMGFSMVFIQQHLGRIEYHFHIFGVLAIMARYKSIVPLLVSATAIAVHHIIVHYLQVQGATFAGMPVIIFNYGHGFNIVLLHAAFVVAQGAVMIYIIRGNSSEFIHNVVSNELLSKQSAEREAVLVSLTDSNQALKHLNQNLIHSVAVMADSIREQKHACSEAGGQSIHAKDLSSTTIASVNSSSEHILQDTSVANQLADQMNHHAESASQLTDKTKSLESNLNNLKSRAAAIDDIVSIIAGIADQTNLLALNASIEAARAGDAGRGFAVVADEVRNLAQRTHESTMEISDTAAEISRSIENINRDISTYSNQTQTLSTDFHGLSDEIKKLSKSLAATLDISKAAADAMRAIGEDTSAAERCVENIAANTDQQSSMIATIQEASNQVSEVIHQMQRHLKAD from the coding sequence ATGACCGTTGCAGATGATTTAAGTAAGAACAAACTGATAGAGGATAACGTTCAGGCGGATCGTTTGTTCTTGTTCTTGCTTGCAGGTCACTGGTTGATGGCTGCTACCATAATGGCAGCGGAATTCAGTACTTATTGGTTTGGTATGATTTCAGGAGGCGGGCTTTTTCTCGCTTCCTACAGTGCTTACAAACTTGCGCCTGGCAGTACTCAGAGCCAGGTGGTTATCGCTTTCGCGATGATGGGTTTTTCGATGGTGTTTATACAGCAGCATCTGGGACGGATCGAATACCATTTCCACATCTTCGGTGTGCTGGCCATTATGGCTCGATATAAAAGTATCGTGCCGTTACTGGTATCTGCTACTGCCATCGCTGTCCACCATATTATTGTTCACTATCTGCAGGTGCAGGGTGCAACTTTTGCCGGTATGCCGGTCATCATATTCAACTACGGGCATGGTTTTAACATTGTGTTGCTGCATGCTGCGTTTGTAGTGGCACAAGGGGCTGTGATGATATATATCATTCGGGGTAACAGCAGCGAATTTATTCACAACGTTGTCAGTAATGAGTTGTTGTCAAAACAGTCGGCGGAGCGCGAAGCCGTGTTGGTATCACTGACTGACAGCAATCAGGCGCTTAAACATCTAAACCAGAATTTGATCCATTCTGTAGCGGTTATGGCCGACAGTATCCGCGAGCAAAAACATGCCTGCAGCGAAGCCGGTGGTCAGAGCATCCATGCCAAAGACCTTTCCAGTACTACGATAGCAAGTGTTAATTCATCTTCAGAACATATCCTTCAGGATACATCGGTGGCGAATCAGCTGGCGGATCAGATGAATCATCATGCTGAAAGCGCCAGTCAGCTGACCGACAAAACCAAGAGTCTGGAAAGTAACCTGAATAATCTGAAGTCACGTGCTGCGGCGATTGATGACATTGTCAGCATTATTGCCGGAATTGCCGATCAGACCAATCTGTTGGCATTGAATGCATCCATTGAGGCTGCTCGGGCCGGTGATGCCGGGCGGGGATTCGCGGTGGTGGCAGACGAAGTCAGAAACCTGGCTCAGCGTACCCATGAAAGCACTATGGAAATCAGCGATACGGCAGCAGAGATTTCCCGCAGTATTGAAAATATTAATCGGGATATATCAACCTATTCAAACCAGACCCAAACACTGTCAACGGATTTCCATGGTTTGTCGGATGAGATCAAGAAACTTTCCAAAAGTCTGGCGGCTACCCTGGATATCTCCAAAGCGGCGGCCGACGCGATGCGAGCCATTGGTGAAGATACTTCTGCGGCTGAACGTTGTGTGGAAAATATCGCTGCCAATACCGATCAGCAGTCTTCCATGATTGCCACTATTCAGGAAGCGTCAAACCAGGTCAGTGAGGTCATTCACCAGATGCAACGTCATTTGAAAGCCGATTAA
- a CDS encoding SCO family protein, which translates to MMDQRLKRRLGWIILPPLTFFWLFIAGWLSGLGNGLHPNRPIDQVDSILQDSDEALVYFGFVSCSTVCPVALANMSAMHRNARHPDHSRLVFISVEPYVPAESSRAFAQYFDPDFHAIQPDEQQLDNLLTAFKASASTSVRKPGEVDHLDVIYHLKRDQGQWLMAGIYPGNTSVNPLNLSP; encoded by the coding sequence ATGATGGATCAGCGTCTCAAACGTCGTTTGGGTTGGATAATTCTGCCGCCACTGACTTTTTTCTGGCTGTTTATCGCCGGCTGGTTGTCTGGTCTCGGTAATGGCCTGCACCCAAATCGGCCCATTGATCAGGTGGACAGTATTCTTCAGGACAGTGATGAGGCGTTGGTGTATTTCGGATTTGTCAGTTGCAGTACGGTATGTCCGGTAGCGCTGGCCAATATGAGTGCCATGCATCGCAATGCTCGTCATCCGGATCACAGCCGATTGGTATTTATCAGTGTGGAACCTTATGTGCCGGCCGAATCCAGTCGGGCATTTGCGCAATACTTTGATCCGGATTTTCATGCCATTCAACCGGATGAACAACAGCTCGATAATTTGTTGACGGCATTCAAGGCCTCAGCATCCACGTCGGTCCGTAAGCCCGGAGAGGTGGATCATCTGGATGTGATTTACCATCTGAAACGCGATCAGGGGCAGTGGTTGATGGCCGGTATTTATCCGGGAAATACCAGCGTCAATCCCTTGAATCTGAGCCCATAA
- a CDS encoding LEA type 2 family protein, producing MSARQLRRFYTPLCLLILTALTACSSLQQIADVQKPQASVTSASVKSLSLDQATVLVDVVLTNPNPFTLHTVGFDMNMAIDGHRLAAVSQPDSKLAIPANGRNKMQLPVTLKYQDVIAAVGSIANENALNYALDGTVFVDVPVLGKLGLPLKFTGSLPVPRLPQISLKDISLESISLSGAKLKVDLDVTNPNIFDVNLKSVNYDLMANGKSLTDGALKQINLRQGQTQNVTIPLSVSTTNMGLTLYRLLSGSNSVTMGVKLGADIVPGISAWQPGPLKYEAQRTLSR from the coding sequence ATGTCTGCACGTCAATTGCGCCGGTTTTATACACCGTTGTGCCTGCTCATTCTTACTGCACTCACTGCCTGCAGCTCGCTTCAGCAGATTGCCGATGTACAGAAACCCCAAGCTTCCGTCACCAGTGCATCCGTTAAATCACTCTCTCTGGATCAGGCAACCGTACTGGTGGACGTGGTGCTGACCAATCCCAATCCCTTTACCCTGCACACGGTCGGATTTGATATGAATATGGCCATTGATGGTCATCGCCTTGCGGCTGTCAGTCAGCCGGATTCAAAGCTGGCGATTCCGGCCAATGGTCGTAACAAAATGCAGCTGCCGGTGACTCTGAAGTATCAGGATGTCATCGCTGCGGTGGGCAGTATTGCCAACGAGAATGCGCTGAATTATGCCCTGGATGGTACCGTATTTGTCGATGTTCCGGTGCTCGGCAAGCTTGGTCTGCCATTGAAATTTACCGGTTCGCTGCCGGTTCCCCGACTGCCACAGATCAGTCTTAAAGATATCAGTCTCGAATCAATCAGTCTGAGTGGTGCAAAACTCAAGGTCGATCTGGATGTCACCAACCCGAATATCTTTGATGTGAACCTCAAGTCGGTGAACTACGATTTGATGGCCAACGGCAAATCCCTGACGGATGGCGCGCTGAAACAAATTAACCTGCGTCAGGGCCAGACCCAGAATGTGACCATTCCCTTGTCTGTCAGTACCACCAATATGGGGCTGACCCTGTACCGGTTGTTGTCTGGCTCCAACTCGGTGACCATGGGCGTTAAGCTCGGGGCGGATATCGTACCGGGTATCTCTGCATGGCAACCCGGTCCGCTAAAGTATGAAGCACAAAGGACATTGAGCCGCTGA